A genomic stretch from Terriglobia bacterium includes:
- the glgB gene encoding 1,4-alpha-glucan branching protein GlgB, translating into MRSPDTELPISAVTYDFSLLSDYDLHLFNEGAHNRLYEKMGAHVAEWKGKPGVCFAVWAPDAEEVNVLGEFNGWNKHTHRLRARGESGIWEGFVPGLTDGTHYKYYIASRYHGYHVDKADPFAFFAEVPPRTASIVRDLDYQWGDQHWMQIRHARNSLQAPMSVYEVHIGSWMRVAEENNRPLSYRELALKLADYVKRAGFTHVQFMPIMEHPFHGSWGYQITGFFAPTSRYGTPQDFMFLVDHLHQNGIGVILDWVPSHFPSDEHGLAYFDGTHLYEHADMRLGFHPDWKSYIFNYGRTEVRSFLLSSAIFWLDRYHADGLRVDAVASMLYLDYSRQEGEWIPNRYGGRENLDAITFLQRMNHDVYQNFPSVQTIAEESTAWPMVSKPTYLGGLGFGLKWDMGWMHDTLVYMSKESVHRKYHHNVLTFRGLYAFTENFVLPLSHDEVVHGKGSLLGKMPGDLWQKYANLRLLFGYMWAQSGKKLLFMGGELGQWPEWNHDTGLEWDVLQYPDHAGVLKWVEDLNRTMRDEPALHLLDIDPRGFEWIDANDGDNSVLTFLRKSEDPNDTIVVALNFTPVPREKYRVGVSQAGYWRELLNSDGAMYGGSGMGNGGGCQSDAIPWHNQSCSIALTLPPLAALYMKRQR; encoded by the coding sequence ATGCGCTCCCCTGACACGGAACTTCCAATCTCGGCCGTGACCTACGACTTCTCTCTCCTGAGCGATTACGACCTCCACCTCTTCAATGAAGGAGCGCACAACCGCCTCTACGAAAAGATGGGCGCGCACGTGGCGGAATGGAAGGGGAAGCCAGGGGTGTGCTTTGCCGTGTGGGCGCCGGACGCGGAAGAGGTCAACGTCTTGGGCGAGTTCAACGGCTGGAACAAGCACACCCACCGCCTGCGGGCTCGCGGCGAGTCCGGCATTTGGGAGGGCTTCGTTCCGGGCCTCACCGACGGCACTCACTACAAGTACTACATCGCCTCGCGCTATCACGGGTACCACGTGGACAAGGCCGACCCCTTCGCGTTTTTCGCCGAGGTGCCGCCGCGGACCGCCTCCATCGTGCGCGACCTCGATTACCAGTGGGGCGACCAGCATTGGATGCAGATCCGCCACGCGCGCAACTCGCTGCAGGCGCCGATGTCCGTTTACGAAGTGCACATCGGCTCCTGGATGCGGGTGGCGGAAGAGAACAATCGTCCGCTAAGCTACCGCGAGCTTGCTCTCAAACTGGCCGACTACGTGAAGCGCGCCGGCTTCACCCACGTGCAGTTCATGCCGATCATGGAGCATCCCTTCCATGGGTCTTGGGGCTACCAGATCACCGGGTTCTTCGCGCCCACCAGCCGCTACGGCACGCCACAGGATTTCATGTTCCTGGTGGACCACCTTCACCAGAACGGCATCGGGGTGATTCTCGACTGGGTGCCGTCGCATTTTCCGTCGGACGAACACGGGCTGGCTTATTTCGACGGCACGCACTTGTACGAGCACGCCGACATGCGGCTCGGTTTTCATCCCGACTGGAAGAGTTACATCTTCAATTACGGGCGCACCGAGGTGCGCAGTTTCCTGCTCTCCAGCGCCATTTTCTGGCTCGACCGCTACCACGCGGACGGGCTGCGGGTGGACGCCGTCGCCTCCATGCTGTACCTGGATTACTCGCGCCAGGAAGGCGAGTGGATTCCGAACCGCTACGGCGGACGCGAGAACCTGGACGCCATCACCTTTCTGCAGCGCATGAATCATGACGTGTACCAGAACTTCCCGTCGGTGCAGACCATCGCGGAGGAGTCCACGGCGTGGCCGATGGTGTCGAAACCCACCTATCTCGGGGGGCTCGGCTTCGGCCTCAAATGGGACATGGGATGGATGCACGACACGCTGGTCTACATGTCCAAGGAATCGGTGCACCGCAAATACCACCACAACGTGCTCACCTTCCGCGGCCTGTACGCCTTCACGGAAAATTTCGTGCTGCCGCTCTCGCACGACGAGGTGGTGCACGGCAAGGGATCGCTGCTGGGCAAGATGCCGGGCGACCTGTGGCAGAAATACGCCAACCTGCGGCTGCTGTTCGGCTACATGTGGGCGCAAAGCGGCAAGAAGCTGCTGTTCATGGGCGGGGAGTTAGGCCAGTGGCCGGAGTGGAACCACGACACCGGCCTGGAATGGGACGTGCTCCAGTATCCCGATCATGCCGGCGTTTTGAAGTGGGTCGAAGACTTAAACCGCACCATGCGCGACGAGCCGGCGCTGCACCTGCTCGATATCGATCCGCGCGGTTTCGAGTGGATTGACGCCAATGATGGTGACAACAGCGTGCTCACCTTCCTGCGCAAGAGCGAAGATCCGAACGACACCATCGTGGTGGCGCTCAATTTCACGCCGGTGCCGCGGGAGAAATATCGTGTGGGTGTGTCGCAGGCCGGGTACTGGCGCGAGCTGCTGAACAGCGATGGCGCGATGTACGGCGGCTCGGGGATGGGCAACGGCGGCGGCTGCCAGTCCGATGCGATCCCATGGCACAACCAGTCCTGCTCCATCGCGCTCACCCTGCCGCCGCTGGCAGCGCTCTACATGAAGCGGCAGCGGTGA